From Camelina sativa cultivar DH55 chromosome 20, Cs, whole genome shotgun sequence, the proteins below share one genomic window:
- the LOC109124821 gene encoding uncharacterized protein LOC109124821 isoform X1, which translates to MPYIEMKSKISKVLGVCKKHKATIRSSSSLSKISGDLESMTTATTPTCHEDEKQHLVSSDLDTFARDSETNESAEMLVEDTSQSQAFASSVDGSESVEKTEIACNYMSNSDTIFSPVLNDELDGNDRVFTAGNSVHWETPRWGADESSNKICFDNQTCNVSDFYISDVLIASLPFDESANDAFTEISPLPHYIFPEQYMVLPYLEDGSANTDDIKSDVDKINLDNHDLFLAFNRTRSYNVEPEDHAEAELAEDFDPQLFIKNQPELSDVVSNYWPRDTLRKKSVTLVLDLDETLVHSTLESCNAADFSFRVFFNMQENTVYVKQRPHLYRFLERVVELFHVVIFTASHSIYASQLLDILDPDGKFISQRFYRDSCILLDGIYTKDLNVLGLDLAKVAIIDNCPQVYRLQINNGIPIKSWYDDPTDDGLISILPFLETLAVADDVRPIIGRRFGSEQSYPTFSISWLCNIQMRFHTSRYHPMK; encoded by the exons ATGCCATATATAGAAATGAAGAGCAAGATAAGCAAGGTTCTTGGTGTCTGTAAGAAACATAAAGCAACTATAAGAAGCTCGTCCTCTTTGTCCAAAATATCAGGGGACTTGGAAAGCATGACCACAGCTACTACTCCTACGTGCCACGAGGATGAGAAACAGCATCTTG TTTCTTCAGATTTGGATACTTTTGCTCGGGATAGTGAAACCAATGAGTCCGCTGAAATGCTTGTTGAAGACACTTCTCAGTCTCAGGCGTTTGCATCTTCAGTTGATGGTTCTGAATCTGTCGAAAAAACG GAAATTGCTTGCAATTACATGTCAAACTCAGATACAATATTTTCACCTGTTCTGAATGATGAACTGGATGGAAATGAtcgag TATTTACAGCAGGAAACTCCGTGCACTGGGAAACCCCCAGGTGGGGAGCCGACGAGAGCAGCAACAAGATTTGCTTTGACAACCAAACGTGCAACGTTTCTGATTTCTATATTTCTGACGTTCTCATTGCGAGCTTGCCTTTTGATGAAAGTGCAAATGATGCTTTCACTGAAATTAGTCCCTTGCCTCATTACATCTTTCCTGAGCAGTACATGGTACTACCTTACTTAGAAGATGGATCAGCCAACACAGATGATATTAAGTCAGATGTTGACAAGATTAATCTCGATAACCATGACTTGTTTCTGGCGTTCAACCGGACAAGATCCTACAACGTTGAACCAGAGGATCATGCTGAAGCTGAACTAGCTGAAGACTTTGACCCGCagctttttataaaaaatcagcCGGAATTATCAGATGTTGTATCCAATTACTGGCCTCGGGATACCCTAAGAAAGAAGTCTGTGACCCTTGTCCTTGATTTGGATG AAACTTTGGTCCATTCGACTTTGGAATCGTGTAATGCTGCAGATTTTTCCTTCAGGGTCTTCTTCAACATGCAAGAAAACACGGTCTATGTGAAACAAAGGCCACACCTTTACAGGTTCTTGGAGAGGGTGGTAGAACTGTTTCATGTCGTCATCTTCACAGCAAGCCACAGCATCTATGCCTCACAACTTCTAGATATATTGGACCCAGATGGAAAGTTCATATCACAGCGCTTTTATCGCGATTCGTGCATTCTTTTGGATGGAATTTACACCAAGGATTTAAATGTTCTGGGTCTTGATCTGGCCAAAGTGGCTATAATTGACAACTGTCCGCAG GTATACAGATTGCAAATAAATAATGGGATCCCTATCAAAAGTTGGTACGATGATCCAACTGATGATGGTTTGATTTCGATACTTCCCTTCTTAGAGACATTGGCTGTTGCTGATGATGTTCGGCCTATCATTGGCAGGAGATTTG GTTCTGAGCAAAGTTATCCCACGTTTTCCATCTCTTGGCTTTGCAACATTCAGATGAGATTTCATACCTCGAG ATATCATCCAATGAAGTAA
- the LOC109124821 gene encoding probable C-terminal domain small phosphatase isoform X5, with protein MPYIEMKSKISKVLGVCKKHKATIRSSSSLSKISGDLESMTTATTPTCHEDEKQHLVSSDLDTFARDSETNESAEMLVEDTSQSQAFASSVDGSESVEKTEIACNYMSNSDTIFSPVLNDELDGNDRVFTAGNSVHWETPRWGADESSNKICFDNQTCNVSDFYISDVLIASLPFDESANDAFTEISPLPHYIFPEQYMVLPYLEDGSANTDDIKSDVDKINLDNHDLFLAFNRTRSYNVEPEDHAEAELAEDFDPQLFIKNQPELSDVVSNYWPRDTLRKKSVTLVLDLDETLVHSTLESCNAADFSFRVFFNMQENTVYVKQRPHLYRFLERVVELFHVVIFTASHSIYASQLLDILDPDGKFISQRFYRDSCILLDGIYTKDLNVLGLDLAKVAIIDNCPQVYRLQINNGIPIKSWYDDPTDDGLISILPFLETLAVADDVRPIIGRRFGR; from the exons ATGCCATATATAGAAATGAAGAGCAAGATAAGCAAGGTTCTTGGTGTCTGTAAGAAACATAAAGCAACTATAAGAAGCTCGTCCTCTTTGTCCAAAATATCAGGGGACTTGGAAAGCATGACCACAGCTACTACTCCTACGTGCCACGAGGATGAGAAACAGCATCTTG TTTCTTCAGATTTGGATACTTTTGCTCGGGATAGTGAAACCAATGAGTCCGCTGAAATGCTTGTTGAAGACACTTCTCAGTCTCAGGCGTTTGCATCTTCAGTTGATGGTTCTGAATCTGTCGAAAAAACG GAAATTGCTTGCAATTACATGTCAAACTCAGATACAATATTTTCACCTGTTCTGAATGATGAACTGGATGGAAATGAtcgag TATTTACAGCAGGAAACTCCGTGCACTGGGAAACCCCCAGGTGGGGAGCCGACGAGAGCAGCAACAAGATTTGCTTTGACAACCAAACGTGCAACGTTTCTGATTTCTATATTTCTGACGTTCTCATTGCGAGCTTGCCTTTTGATGAAAGTGCAAATGATGCTTTCACTGAAATTAGTCCCTTGCCTCATTACATCTTTCCTGAGCAGTACATGGTACTACCTTACTTAGAAGATGGATCAGCCAACACAGATGATATTAAGTCAGATGTTGACAAGATTAATCTCGATAACCATGACTTGTTTCTGGCGTTCAACCGGACAAGATCCTACAACGTTGAACCAGAGGATCATGCTGAAGCTGAACTAGCTGAAGACTTTGACCCGCagctttttataaaaaatcagcCGGAATTATCAGATGTTGTATCCAATTACTGGCCTCGGGATACCCTAAGAAAGAAGTCTGTGACCCTTGTCCTTGATTTGGATG AAACTTTGGTCCATTCGACTTTGGAATCGTGTAATGCTGCAGATTTTTCCTTCAGGGTCTTCTTCAACATGCAAGAAAACACGGTCTATGTGAAACAAAGGCCACACCTTTACAGGTTCTTGGAGAGGGTGGTAGAACTGTTTCATGTCGTCATCTTCACAGCAAGCCACAGCATCTATGCCTCACAACTTCTAGATATATTGGACCCAGATGGAAAGTTCATATCACAGCGCTTTTATCGCGATTCGTGCATTCTTTTGGATGGAATTTACACCAAGGATTTAAATGTTCTGGGTCTTGATCTGGCCAAAGTGGCTATAATTGACAACTGTCCGCAG GTATACAGATTGCAAATAAATAATGGGATCCCTATCAAAAGTTGGTACGATGATCCAACTGATGATGGTTTGATTTCGATACTTCCCTTCTTAGAGACATTGGCTGTTGCTGATGATGTTCGGCCTATCATTGGCAGGAGATTTG GTCGTTAA
- the LOC109124821 gene encoding probable C-terminal domain small phosphatase isoform X4, translating to MPYIEMKSKISKVLGVCKKHKATIRSSSSLSKISGDLESMTTATTPTCHEDEKQHLVSSDLDTFARDSETNESAEMLVEDTSQSQAFASSVDGSESVEKTEIACNYMSNSDTIFSPVLNDELDGNDRVFTAGNSVHWETPRWGADESSNKICFDNQTCNVSDFYISDVLIASLPFDESANDAFTEISPLPHYIFPEQYMVLPYLEDGSANTDDIKSDVDKINLDNHDLFLAFNRTRSYNVEPEDHAEAELAEDFDPQLFIKNQPELSDVVSNYWPRDTLRKKSVTLVLDLDETLVHSTLESCNAADFSFRVFFNMQENTVYVKQRPHLYRFLERVVELFHVVIFTASHSIYASQLLDILDPDGKFISQRFYRDSCILLDGIYTKDLNVLGLDLAKVAIIDNCPQVYRLQINNGIPIKSWYDDPTDDGLISILPFLETLAVADDVRPIIGRRFGNKE from the exons ATGCCATATATAGAAATGAAGAGCAAGATAAGCAAGGTTCTTGGTGTCTGTAAGAAACATAAAGCAACTATAAGAAGCTCGTCCTCTTTGTCCAAAATATCAGGGGACTTGGAAAGCATGACCACAGCTACTACTCCTACGTGCCACGAGGATGAGAAACAGCATCTTG TTTCTTCAGATTTGGATACTTTTGCTCGGGATAGTGAAACCAATGAGTCCGCTGAAATGCTTGTTGAAGACACTTCTCAGTCTCAGGCGTTTGCATCTTCAGTTGATGGTTCTGAATCTGTCGAAAAAACG GAAATTGCTTGCAATTACATGTCAAACTCAGATACAATATTTTCACCTGTTCTGAATGATGAACTGGATGGAAATGAtcgag TATTTACAGCAGGAAACTCCGTGCACTGGGAAACCCCCAGGTGGGGAGCCGACGAGAGCAGCAACAAGATTTGCTTTGACAACCAAACGTGCAACGTTTCTGATTTCTATATTTCTGACGTTCTCATTGCGAGCTTGCCTTTTGATGAAAGTGCAAATGATGCTTTCACTGAAATTAGTCCCTTGCCTCATTACATCTTTCCTGAGCAGTACATGGTACTACCTTACTTAGAAGATGGATCAGCCAACACAGATGATATTAAGTCAGATGTTGACAAGATTAATCTCGATAACCATGACTTGTTTCTGGCGTTCAACCGGACAAGATCCTACAACGTTGAACCAGAGGATCATGCTGAAGCTGAACTAGCTGAAGACTTTGACCCGCagctttttataaaaaatcagcCGGAATTATCAGATGTTGTATCCAATTACTGGCCTCGGGATACCCTAAGAAAGAAGTCTGTGACCCTTGTCCTTGATTTGGATG AAACTTTGGTCCATTCGACTTTGGAATCGTGTAATGCTGCAGATTTTTCCTTCAGGGTCTTCTTCAACATGCAAGAAAACACGGTCTATGTGAAACAAAGGCCACACCTTTACAGGTTCTTGGAGAGGGTGGTAGAACTGTTTCATGTCGTCATCTTCACAGCAAGCCACAGCATCTATGCCTCACAACTTCTAGATATATTGGACCCAGATGGAAAGTTCATATCACAGCGCTTTTATCGCGATTCGTGCATTCTTTTGGATGGAATTTACACCAAGGATTTAAATGTTCTGGGTCTTGATCTGGCCAAAGTGGCTATAATTGACAACTGTCCGCAG GTATACAGATTGCAAATAAATAATGGGATCCCTATCAAAAGTTGGTACGATGATCCAACTGATGATGGTTTGATTTCGATACTTCCCTTCTTAGAGACATTGGCTGTTGCTGATGATGTTCGGCCTATCATTGGCAGGAGATTTGGTAACAAGGAATAA
- the LOC109124821 gene encoding uncharacterized protein LOC109124821 isoform X3 → MPYIEMKSKISKVLGVCKKHKATIRSSSSLSKISGDLESMTTATTPTCHEDEKQHLDLDTFARDSETNESAEMLVEDTSQSQAFASSVDGSESVEKTEIACNYMSNSDTIFSPVLNDELDGNDRVFTAGNSVHWETPRWGADESSNKICFDNQTCNVSDFYISDVLIASLPFDESANDAFTEISPLPHYIFPEQYMVLPYLEDGSANTDDIKSDVDKINLDNHDLFLAFNRTRSYNVEPEDHAEAELAEDFDPQLFIKNQPELSDVVSNYWPRDTLRKKSVTLVLDLDETLVHSTLESCNAADFSFRVFFNMQENTVYVKQRPHLYRFLERVVELFHVVIFTASHSIYASQLLDILDPDGKFISQRFYRDSCILLDGIYTKDLNVLGLDLAKVAIIDNCPQVYRLQINNGIPIKSWYDDPTDDGLISILPFLETLAVADDVRPIIGRRFGSEQSYPTFSISWLCNIQMRFHTSRYHPMK, encoded by the exons ATGCCATATATAGAAATGAAGAGCAAGATAAGCAAGGTTCTTGGTGTCTGTAAGAAACATAAAGCAACTATAAGAAGCTCGTCCTCTTTGTCCAAAATATCAGGGGACTTGGAAAGCATGACCACAGCTACTACTCCTACGTGCCACGAGGATGAGAAACAGCATCTTG ATTTGGATACTTTTGCTCGGGATAGTGAAACCAATGAGTCCGCTGAAATGCTTGTTGAAGACACTTCTCAGTCTCAGGCGTTTGCATCTTCAGTTGATGGTTCTGAATCTGTCGAAAAAACG GAAATTGCTTGCAATTACATGTCAAACTCAGATACAATATTTTCACCTGTTCTGAATGATGAACTGGATGGAAATGAtcgag TATTTACAGCAGGAAACTCCGTGCACTGGGAAACCCCCAGGTGGGGAGCCGACGAGAGCAGCAACAAGATTTGCTTTGACAACCAAACGTGCAACGTTTCTGATTTCTATATTTCTGACGTTCTCATTGCGAGCTTGCCTTTTGATGAAAGTGCAAATGATGCTTTCACTGAAATTAGTCCCTTGCCTCATTACATCTTTCCTGAGCAGTACATGGTACTACCTTACTTAGAAGATGGATCAGCCAACACAGATGATATTAAGTCAGATGTTGACAAGATTAATCTCGATAACCATGACTTGTTTCTGGCGTTCAACCGGACAAGATCCTACAACGTTGAACCAGAGGATCATGCTGAAGCTGAACTAGCTGAAGACTTTGACCCGCagctttttataaaaaatcagcCGGAATTATCAGATGTTGTATCCAATTACTGGCCTCGGGATACCCTAAGAAAGAAGTCTGTGACCCTTGTCCTTGATTTGGATG AAACTTTGGTCCATTCGACTTTGGAATCGTGTAATGCTGCAGATTTTTCCTTCAGGGTCTTCTTCAACATGCAAGAAAACACGGTCTATGTGAAACAAAGGCCACACCTTTACAGGTTCTTGGAGAGGGTGGTAGAACTGTTTCATGTCGTCATCTTCACAGCAAGCCACAGCATCTATGCCTCACAACTTCTAGATATATTGGACCCAGATGGAAAGTTCATATCACAGCGCTTTTATCGCGATTCGTGCATTCTTTTGGATGGAATTTACACCAAGGATTTAAATGTTCTGGGTCTTGATCTGGCCAAAGTGGCTATAATTGACAACTGTCCGCAG GTATACAGATTGCAAATAAATAATGGGATCCCTATCAAAAGTTGGTACGATGATCCAACTGATGATGGTTTGATTTCGATACTTCCCTTCTTAGAGACATTGGCTGTTGCTGATGATGTTCGGCCTATCATTGGCAGGAGATTTG GTTCTGAGCAAAGTTATCCCACGTTTTCCATCTCTTGGCTTTGCAACATTCAGATGAGATTTCATACCTCGAG ATATCATCCAATGAAGTAA
- the LOC109124821 gene encoding uncharacterized protein LOC109124821 isoform X2, with protein sequence MPYIEMKSKISKVLGVCKKHKATIRSSSSLSKISGDLESMTTATTPTCHEDEKQHLVSSDLDTFARDSETNESAEMLVEDTSQSQAFASSVDGSESVEKTEIACNYMSNSDTIFSPVLNDELDGNDRVFTAGNSVHWETPRWGADESSNKICFDNQTCNVSDFYISDVLIASLPFDESANDAFTEISPLPHYIFPEQYMVLPYLEDGSANTDDIKSDVDKINLDNHDLFLAFNRTRSYNVEPEDHAEAELAEDFDPQLFIKNQPELSDVVSNYWPRDTLRKKSVTLVLDLDETLVHSTLESCNAADFSFRVFFNMQENTVYVKQRPHLYRFLERVVELFHVVIFTASHSIYASQLLDILDPDGKFISQRFYRDSCILLDGIYTKDLNVLGLDLAKVAIIDNCPQVYRLQINNGIPIKSWYDDPTDDGLISILPFLETLAVADDVRPIIGRRFGSEQSYPTFSISWLCNIQMRFHTSRLEEF encoded by the exons ATGCCATATATAGAAATGAAGAGCAAGATAAGCAAGGTTCTTGGTGTCTGTAAGAAACATAAAGCAACTATAAGAAGCTCGTCCTCTTTGTCCAAAATATCAGGGGACTTGGAAAGCATGACCACAGCTACTACTCCTACGTGCCACGAGGATGAGAAACAGCATCTTG TTTCTTCAGATTTGGATACTTTTGCTCGGGATAGTGAAACCAATGAGTCCGCTGAAATGCTTGTTGAAGACACTTCTCAGTCTCAGGCGTTTGCATCTTCAGTTGATGGTTCTGAATCTGTCGAAAAAACG GAAATTGCTTGCAATTACATGTCAAACTCAGATACAATATTTTCACCTGTTCTGAATGATGAACTGGATGGAAATGAtcgag TATTTACAGCAGGAAACTCCGTGCACTGGGAAACCCCCAGGTGGGGAGCCGACGAGAGCAGCAACAAGATTTGCTTTGACAACCAAACGTGCAACGTTTCTGATTTCTATATTTCTGACGTTCTCATTGCGAGCTTGCCTTTTGATGAAAGTGCAAATGATGCTTTCACTGAAATTAGTCCCTTGCCTCATTACATCTTTCCTGAGCAGTACATGGTACTACCTTACTTAGAAGATGGATCAGCCAACACAGATGATATTAAGTCAGATGTTGACAAGATTAATCTCGATAACCATGACTTGTTTCTGGCGTTCAACCGGACAAGATCCTACAACGTTGAACCAGAGGATCATGCTGAAGCTGAACTAGCTGAAGACTTTGACCCGCagctttttataaaaaatcagcCGGAATTATCAGATGTTGTATCCAATTACTGGCCTCGGGATACCCTAAGAAAGAAGTCTGTGACCCTTGTCCTTGATTTGGATG AAACTTTGGTCCATTCGACTTTGGAATCGTGTAATGCTGCAGATTTTTCCTTCAGGGTCTTCTTCAACATGCAAGAAAACACGGTCTATGTGAAACAAAGGCCACACCTTTACAGGTTCTTGGAGAGGGTGGTAGAACTGTTTCATGTCGTCATCTTCACAGCAAGCCACAGCATCTATGCCTCACAACTTCTAGATATATTGGACCCAGATGGAAAGTTCATATCACAGCGCTTTTATCGCGATTCGTGCATTCTTTTGGATGGAATTTACACCAAGGATTTAAATGTTCTGGGTCTTGATCTGGCCAAAGTGGCTATAATTGACAACTGTCCGCAG GTATACAGATTGCAAATAAATAATGGGATCCCTATCAAAAGTTGGTACGATGATCCAACTGATGATGGTTTGATTTCGATACTTCCCTTCTTAGAGACATTGGCTGTTGCTGATGATGTTCGGCCTATCATTGGCAGGAGATTTG GTTCTGAGCAAAGTTATCCCACGTTTTCCATCTCTTGGCTTTGCAACATTCAGATGAGATTTCATACCTCGAGGTTGGAGGAATTCTGA
- the LOC104771905 gene encoding uncharacterized protein LOC104771905 has translation MLRASLLCSSTSITFTPIQLFNPNNSHRFQNFELSRPVSALSRTKCHFSLVRARGKSSFLVRSTATQEAVETSSDSGLDLVEVGFLSGVHGLQGEICIKPNTDFPDLRFSKPGRRWLKQQLMGQDKIDEVELVEGRPHPAQKSWILKFQGLDDVDQVRQLVGATLLAEEDDRPELDEGEFYTRDLVGMRVLLKETGQLVGTVANIFDNGGNDLLHVLLDSSMEVCNGSAKTNQLVWIPFVDAIVPDVDLERKEMYITPPKGLLEVNMRADERSKKERRQLEWKERKKQQKRLIAAKKKLCELEQNHVFDGLRFGEKSQRNLLADHILDVNSTLLQKALQSIGTSSKRLDVIEEINTLRARASECTLNVSRECLSFDASKEKMGDNFSYLQQGQSLLSEGKVSICLVLNDHEKPEDVNGVISYLHTLLDEEQRFIKEEDRSCVPLVILSPEHNIEALQKLFQDNDHFGFESEKIWFLKEETLPVVSSSPEEPKKHKILMKSPWEILKSPVGSGGVLSILASHGITDSLSTLGIDYLQVHSIETKPEPSQYHINPMLVGFARAKGAEIGIQVTEESEVKNLEMTFSMKLLKRLKGKIEFEAVMKMNSHVQKVEKEWVESVPSEPNSFEFRSDIYRVLSECSSSAKICLMNITA, from the exons atGCTGAGAGCTTCGCTTCTCTGTTCTTCGACCTCAATTACTTTCACACCAATTCAACTATTCAATCCCAATAATTCCCATCGTTTCCAAAACTTCGAACTATCTCGTCCCGTCTCGGCTCTGTCTCGTACCAAATGTCACTTCAGTCTCGTGAGAGCTCGTGGGAAATCCAGCTTCCTCGTTCGTAGCACcg CTACTCAAGAAGCAGTTGAAACCAGTAGTGACAGTGGCTTAGATTTGGTTGAGGTTGGGTTCTTGTCTGGTGTTCATGGCCTACAAGGGGAGATTTGCATTAAACCAAACACTGATTTCCCTGATTTACGTTTCTCTAAG CCTGGTAGAAGATGGTTAAAACAACAATTGATGGGACAAGATAAGATTGATGAGGTTGAGTTAGTTGAAGGAAGACCTCATCCTGCGCAGAAGAGTTGGATTCTCAAGTTTCAAGGATTGGACGATGTTGATCAG GTGAGACAACTCGTTGGTGCAACTCTGCTTGCTGAGGAAGATGATCGTCCTGAGCTTGACGAAGGAGAGTTTTACACTCGTGATCTTGTAGGCATGAGAGTTCTTCTCAAG GAGACCGGTCAACTTGTTGGAACTGTTGCTAATATTTTCGACAATGGAGGAAATGATCTTCTACACGTTTTGCTTGACTCATCCATGGAAGTCTGCAACGGGAGTGCAAAGACTAATCAGCTTGTGTGGATACCTTTTGTAGACGCAATTGTTCCTGATGTTGATTTAGAAAGAAAGGAGATGTATATAACTCCCCCGAAGGGACTCCTCGAGGTGAATATGCGAGCAGATGAGCGGTCCAAGAAAGAAAGGCGGCAGCTT gaatggaaagaaagaaaaaagcagCAGAAGCGTCTTATTGCTGCTAAAAAGAAGTTATGTGAATTGGAGCAAAATCATGTGTTTGATGGATTAAGGTTTGGAGAAAAGTCTCAAAGGAATTTACTTGCTGATCATATCCTTGATGTAAACTCCACACTGCTTCAGAAAGCTTTGCAAAGCATTGGCACCTCATCAAAGAG ATTGGATGTAATTGAGGAAATCAATACTCTGAGAGCTAGAGCATCAGAATGTACTCTGAATGTGTCACGAGAATGCCTTAGTTTTGATGCAAGCAAAGAGAAAATGGGTGATAACTTCAGTTACCTTCAACAAGGGCAAAGTCTACTCTCTGAGGGTAAAGTTTCTATTTGTTTGGTTCTCAATGATCACGAGAAACCAGAAGATGTGAATGGTGTAATCTCGTACCTTCACACACTACTTGATGAGGAGCAGAGGTTCATAAAG GAAGAAGATCGCTCTTGCGTGCCACTTGTCATACTTTCCCCTGAACATAACATTGAAGCTCTGCAGAAGCTATTTCAGGACAATGATCATTTTGGATTCGAGTCAGAAAAG atCTGGTTTCTCAAAGAAGAAACGCTTCCAGTAGTTAGCAGCTCACCAGAGGAACCAAAAAAGCACAAGATTTTGATGAAATCTCCATGGGAGATACTTAAGTCCCCGGTTGGCTCTGGTGGAGTCTTGAGCATCCTTGCTTCACATGGAATTACAGACTCTCTTTCCACCCTGGGAATCGATTATCTTCAG GTGCACAGCATTGAAACAAAACCAGAACCTTCACAATATCACATCAATCCGATGCTGGTTGGATTTGCTAGGGCAAAAGGTGCTGAGATTGGGATCCAGGTGACCGAAGAATCTGAAGTCAAGAACCTCGAAATGACTTTCTCAATGAAACTTCTGAAGAGATTAAAGGGAAAAATCGAGTTTGAAGCTGTAATGAAGATGAATTCTCATGTTCAGAAGGTTGAAAAGGAGTGGGTTGAGTCTGTACCGTCAGAACCAAACTCGTTTGAGTTTCGTTCTGATATTTACCGAGTCTTGAGTGAATGTTCTTCATCAGCTAAGATCTGTTTGATGAACATCACAGCTTAG